The following proteins come from a genomic window of Spongiibacter tropicus DSM 19543:
- a CDS encoding 2OG-Fe(II) oxygenase gives MTAESIITAPDRELLFDQIADELELRGYAVLPVALPAELAEQLLLRVIELGDGAFKPAGVGRQSDYQQNRFVRSDEIRWFTAEDAAEAAYLEWMNALREGMNRRLFLGLFDYECHFARYAPGSFYRKHVDAFRGRSNRVLSTVFYLNPGWTAADGGQLLIYGDRDELMDSVIPLMGTLVVFLSEKVPHEVSAAKRLRHSIAGWFRVNASLGPHIDPPA, from the coding sequence GTGACCGCCGAATCAATCATTACCGCGCCTGATCGCGAGCTGCTGTTTGATCAGATTGCCGATGAGCTGGAGTTACGCGGTTACGCGGTACTGCCTGTTGCACTCCCCGCAGAACTTGCCGAGCAATTACTGCTGCGCGTGATTGAGCTGGGCGATGGGGCCTTTAAGCCCGCCGGGGTGGGGCGTCAGTCTGACTATCAACAAAACCGCTTCGTGCGCAGCGATGAAATTCGCTGGTTTACCGCCGAAGACGCCGCGGAAGCGGCGTATCTGGAGTGGATGAATGCGCTGCGCGAGGGAATGAATCGCCGCCTGTTTCTGGGCTTGTTTGACTACGAGTGCCACTTTGCCCGCTATGCGCCGGGCAGCTTTTACCGCAAGCATGTGGATGCCTTTCGGGGCCGCAGCAATCGCGTTCTGTCGACGGTGTTCTACCTGAATCCGGGATGGACGGCGGCCGATGGGGGCCAGCTATTGATCTATGGCGACCGCGATGAGCTGATGGACAGTGTGATTCCGCTGATGGGAACGCTGGTGGTGTTTCTCAGTGAGAAAGTGCCTCATGAGGTGAGTGCGGCCAAGCGACTTCGCCACAGCATTGCTGGCTGGTTCAGGGTGAATGCCAGCCTCGGCCCGCACATCGACCCACCCGCTTAA
- a CDS encoding class I SAM-dependent methyltransferase, which produces MAVSLPIDVSLVKGFLADDEADALYRYGCEQAANGALLEVGSYCGKSTLYLAQACRDTAPATAVVYAVDHHIGSEEHQLGEMFHDPELYNAEEARFDTLAEFRRNIRRAGFEEWVVPLVAPSEVCAKHWQTPLAMVFIDGGHSLEAALSDYRCWAMHIQRGGILAIHDLFTAPEEGGQAPIAIYRLALASGLFEPLERVNSLGVLRRI; this is translated from the coding sequence ATGGCCGTTTCTCTGCCCATTGATGTTTCTCTAGTAAAAGGCTTTCTCGCCGACGACGAGGCAGACGCCCTGTACCGATATGGCTGCGAGCAAGCGGCCAACGGCGCACTGCTGGAGGTGGGCAGCTACTGCGGCAAATCCACGTTGTATCTGGCTCAGGCCTGTCGCGACACCGCGCCAGCTACCGCTGTGGTATACGCCGTGGATCACCATATCGGTTCAGAAGAGCATCAGCTTGGCGAGATGTTTCACGACCCGGAGCTGTACAACGCCGAAGAGGCGCGCTTCGACACGCTTGCGGAATTTCGCCGCAATATACGCCGCGCCGGTTTTGAGGAATGGGTTGTCCCGCTGGTCGCCCCGTCGGAAGTCTGCGCCAAGCACTGGCAAACGCCTCTGGCCATGGTGTTTATCGATGGCGGTCACAGCTTGGAGGCCGCCCTCAGTGATTATCGCTGCTGGGCCATGCACATTCAGCGCGGCGGCATTCTCGCCATTCACGACCTGTTTACGGCCCCCGAAGAAGGCGGGCAGGCGCCTATCGCCATTTACCGGCTGGCGCTGGCCTCCGGGTTATTTGAACCGCTTGAGCGGGTGAACAGCCTGGGCGTGTTACGCCGGATTTAA
- a CDS encoding glutathione S-transferase family protein, whose protein sequence is MLKLYGFAVSNYFNMVKHSLLHKGVDFDEVTVYPNAGADYLSKSPMGKVPCIETENGCLAETSVILDYLEARYPQQPLYPADPWQRAKCLELMKVAELYLELPARRLLPVVLAGAPADEKTVAEVKELMDKGIAAVTALAQFKPYVLGDSLTLADIVLRYAMVVADLVGGAVFQRDIAAEVAGMAEWKAMMASSPISQQLDADTNDAMAAFLAMLKGK, encoded by the coding sequence ATGCTTAAACTGTACGGTTTTGCGGTCAGCAATTACTTCAATATGGTCAAGCACAGCTTGCTGCACAAGGGCGTGGACTTCGACGAAGTCACTGTCTATCCGAATGCGGGAGCGGACTATCTGAGCAAGAGCCCCATGGGTAAGGTGCCCTGTATCGAGACGGAAAACGGCTGCTTGGCAGAAACCAGTGTGATTCTCGACTACCTGGAAGCCCGGTACCCGCAGCAGCCCCTGTATCCAGCCGACCCCTGGCAGCGCGCCAAATGTCTCGAGCTCATGAAAGTGGCTGAGTTGTATCTGGAACTGCCCGCGCGGCGCTTACTGCCAGTGGTGCTGGCTGGCGCTCCGGCTGACGAAAAAACCGTGGCAGAAGTCAAAGAGCTGATGGATAAAGGGATTGCCGCGGTCACGGCGTTGGCCCAGTTCAAGCCCTATGTTCTCGGCGACTCCCTGACCTTGGCGGATATTGTCTTGCGATACGCGATGGTCGTGGCTGATCTGGTGGGCGGCGCGGTCTTTCAGCGTGATATCGCGGCTGAAGTTGCGGGTATGGCAGAGTGGAAAGCGATGATGGCTTCGTCGCCAATCAGTCAGCAATTGGATGCCGATACCAACGACGCTATGGCGGCCTTTCTGGCAATGCTAAAAGGCAAATAA